From Poecile atricapillus isolate bPoeAtr1 chromosome Z, bPoeAtr1.hap1, whole genome shotgun sequence, one genomic window encodes:
- the LOC131573361 gene encoding cystine/glutamate transporter-like: protein MGKDKKEEAIFLRKKITLLRAFSLLIGSMVGSGIFISPKGVLKNSGSVGFSLVVWFSCGVFSMFGALCYAELGTRITKSGGHYIYILETLGPLPSFLFLWAEFFAIRPANSAVVSLAFGRYMLEPFFTPCAAPVPAVKLVSLLGYYMVLTLNSWSVTWSARLQTALSVVKLLALALIIVPGMMLLAQGHTENFQDAFDRQSLVLDKLPLAFYAGMFAYSGWFQTSFVREELVKPERNIPLAVIVSVISVIVGYMLTNVSYYTVLGTQDVLASPAVAVSFVQRAFKSLISVVPVLVALSCFGTMNGGIFTFSRTLFVASREGQWPPLFSMIHIRRHTPLPAVMLMFPLVTAMVCIGDIYHLLNFFSFSRWLFIGLATLGLIVHRHRHPELHSPFRVPLFVPVSFTIICLFTVAMSFYSDPVSISIGCTMVLSGFPVYYLIIHRQMSDRCRNLFYYLTHKLQLLLEVVQQEIKTY, encoded by the exons ATGGGGAAAGACAAGAAAGAAGAGGCCATCTTCCTGAGGAAAAAGATAACTTTGCTGCGGGCCTTCTCGCTGCTCATCGGCAGCATGGTTGGCAGTGGCATCTTTATTTCCCCCAAAGGAGTACTGAAAAACTCCGGCAGCGTGGGATTCTCCCTGGTCGTGTGGTTCTCCTGTGGGGTTTTCTCCATGTTTG GTGCCTTGTGCTATGCAGAGCTTGGAACAAGAATCACCAAGTCTGGAGGGCATTATATCTACATTTTGGAGACACTAGGGCCTCTGCCAAGCTTCTTATTCCTGTGGGCAGAGTTCTTTGCTATCAG GCCTGCCAACAGTGCTGTGGTTTCCCTGGCATTTGGTCGCTACATGCTGGAGCCATTTTTCAccccctgtgctgcccctgtccctgcggTGAAGCTCGTCTCTCTCCTGGGCTACT ACATGGTCCTCACCCTCAATTCCTGGAGTGTCACCTGGAGCGCGCGGCTGCAGACAGCTCTCTCCGTTGTCAAACTCCTGGCTCTTGCACTCATCATCGTGCCAGGGATgatgctgctggcccagg GCCACACCGAGAACTTTCAGGATGCTTTTGACAGACAGTCGCTGGTTCTGGATAAGCTCCCCCTGGCTTTCTATGCAGGCATGTTCGCATACTCCGGCTG gtttcagaccagctttGTGCGTGAAGAGTTGGTCAAACCTGAACG AAATATCCCCCTGGCTGTCATCGTGTCCGTGATCTCAGTAATTGTGGGGTACATGCTCACCAATGTCTCCTATTACACGGTCCTGGGAACACAAGATGTTCTGGCTTctcctgctgtggctgtg AGCTTTGTGCAGCGAGCTTTCAAAAGCCTGATCTCCGTGGTCCCTGTCCTTGTCGCACTGTCCTGCTTTGGAACCATGAATGGAGGAATCTTCACATTTTCAAG GACTCTGTTTGTGGCTTCCAGGGAAGGGCAATGGCCTCCTCTCTTCTCCATGATCCACATTCGAAGGCATACCCCCCTTCCTGCTGTCATGTTAATG TTCCCTTTGGTCACTGCCATGGTGTGCATCGGAGACATCTACCATCTACTGAACTTCTTCAGCTTTTCCCGATGGCTCTTCATAGGATTAGCCACCCTCGGGCTCATCGTCCATCGGCACCGTCACCCGGAGCTGCACAGCCCCTTCAGG GTTCCCCTCTTTGTTCCTGTCTCTTTTACCATCATCTGCCTCTTCACGGTGGCAATGTCTTTCTACTCAGACCCTGTGAGCATTAGCATTGGATGCACCATGGTTTTGAGTGGTTTTCCAGTCTACTACCTCATCATTCACAGGCAGATGTCGGACCGCTGCCGCAACCTGTTCT ATTATCTTACACATAAACTACAGTTACTGCTGGAAGTTGTCCAACAAGAAATCAAGACTTACTGA